One genomic region from Jilunia laotingensis encodes:
- a CDS encoding nucleoside permease — MSIKYRLIIMNFLQFFVWGSWLISLGGYMGSVLHFEGGQIGAIFATMGIASLIMPGLTGIIADKWVNAERLYGILHLLGAGCLFYASTATDYTHMYWAMLLNLLVYMPTLSLANTVSYNALEQYKCEIVKDFPPIRVWGTIGFICAMWAVDLTGFKSSCAQLYVGGAAAFLLGLYSFTLPACPPTKSENKSMLSAFGLDALVLFKRKKMAIFFLFSMLLGAALQITNSYGDLFLGSFASIPEYANSFGVKHSVILLSISQMSETLFILAIPFFLKHFGIKRVMLISMFAWVFRFGLFGLGDPGSGLWMLILSMIVYGMAFDFFNISGSLFVELEAKPAIRASAQGLFFIMTNGLGAIIGGYASGAVVDAFSVYDDGMLVSREWPDIWFIFAGYALIIGILFALVFRYKHNPEELSRK; from the coding sequence ATGAGCATCAAGTACAGATTGATTATTATGAATTTCCTACAATTCTTTGTGTGGGGATCGTGGTTAATTTCATTGGGTGGCTACATGGGCAGCGTCCTGCATTTCGAAGGTGGACAAATAGGGGCTATCTTTGCCACCATGGGTATCGCTTCACTGATCATGCCAGGACTGACAGGCATTATTGCAGATAAGTGGGTAAATGCAGAAAGGTTATACGGAATACTGCATCTCTTGGGTGCAGGATGCCTCTTCTACGCTTCAACTGCTACGGACTATACCCACATGTACTGGGCGATGTTGCTCAATCTATTGGTGTATATGCCCACTCTTTCATTGGCGAACACTGTATCTTACAATGCCCTAGAACAATACAAATGTGAAATTGTAAAAGACTTTCCTCCCATACGTGTGTGGGGGACCATTGGCTTTATCTGTGCAATGTGGGCAGTAGACCTCACAGGATTTAAGTCCTCCTGTGCCCAGCTCTATGTCGGAGGTGCCGCGGCATTTCTCTTAGGACTATATTCATTCACTCTTCCCGCCTGTCCTCCCACTAAAAGTGAAAATAAATCGATGCTCTCGGCATTTGGACTGGATGCATTGGTACTTTTCAAACGCAAGAAGATGGCAATCTTTTTCCTTTTTTCCATGTTATTGGGGGCTGCGCTACAAATCACAAATTCTTATGGCGACCTCTTTTTAGGCAGTTTTGCCTCCATCCCCGAATATGCAAACTCTTTTGGAGTTAAACATTCAGTCATCCTTCTTTCTATTTCACAAATGAGCGAAACACTGTTTATCCTCGCCATCCCTTTCTTTCTGAAACATTTCGGGATAAAACGTGTAATGTTGATCAGCATGTTCGCCTGGGTATTCAGATTCGGGCTTTTCGGATTAGGCGATCCTGGATCGGGACTGTGGATGTTGATACTTTCGATGATAGTTTACGGAATGGCGTTCGACTTCTTCAACATTTCGGGTTCCCTGTTTGTTGAATTAGAAGCCAAGCCGGCTATCCGTGCCAGTGCGCAAGGTCTGTTTTTCATAATGACCAATGGTCTGGGAGCAATTATCGGAGGCTACGCCAGTGGTGCCGTGGTAGATGCCTTTTCAGTATACGACGATGGAATGTTGGTGAGCCGTGAATGGCCTGATATCTGGTTTATATTTGCCGGCTACGCATTAATAATAGGAATATTGTTTGCTTTAGTGTTCAGATACAAACATAATCCTGAAGAATTAAGTAGGAAGTAA
- a CDS encoding bifunctional nuclease family protein, which translates to MDKKIELQVLNISNSQAQVGAYAMVLGEVDGERQLPIIIGPAEAQATALCLKGIKAPRPLTHDLFYTCLNVLGTKILRVLIYKAKEGVFYSYIYLKRDDEIIRIDSRTSDAIALAVRSDCPIYIYESILEKERLHLDVSETSTTEEEEISEPADKESLEQALEQAIKEENYELAARLRDEINRNK; encoded by the coding sequence ATGGACAAAAAAATAGAATTACAAGTATTAAATATCTCCAACAGCCAAGCGCAGGTTGGTGCTTACGCCATGGTTTTGGGAGAAGTTGACGGTGAACGGCAGCTACCTATCATCATAGGGCCGGCCGAAGCACAAGCTACCGCCTTATGCCTTAAAGGAATCAAGGCTCCACGTCCGTTGACGCATGATCTATTCTACACATGTTTAAACGTACTTGGAACCAAAATACTCAGAGTACTCATTTACAAGGCAAAAGAAGGAGTTTTCTACTCATATATCTATTTAAAAAGAGACGATGAGATCATACGTATCGATTCACGAACTTCGGATGCCATTGCACTGGCAGTCCGTTCCGACTGTCCCATTTATATTTATGAATCTATTCTTGAAAAAGAGCGCTTGCACTTGGACGTGTCGGAAACGTCTACTACCGAAGAAGAAGAAATCTCAGAACCTGCCGATAAGGAAAGTCTGGAACAAGCTTTAGAACAAGCCATCAAAGAAGAAAATTATGAACTTGCAGCCCGGTTACGTGATGAAATAAACCGGAACAAATAA
- a CDS encoding 3'-5' exonuclease, translating into MVIRRTISKEEIKELPKVLFEGPIHVIQSEKETDKAVAYLQAQSVLGIDSETRPSFTKGQNHKVALLQISSDECCFLFRLNMTGLTQSLIGLLENPAVMKIGLSLRDDFMMLHKRAPFNQQGCIELQEFVRAFGIQDKSLQKIYGILFNKKISKSQRLSNWEADVLTDAQKQYAATDAWACLNIYNLLQKLKQTGDFEIEKEEALISEPK; encoded by the coding sequence ATGGTAATAAGAAGAACGATAAGTAAAGAAGAGATAAAAGAACTGCCGAAAGTTCTTTTCGAAGGTCCCATACACGTGATCCAAAGCGAAAAAGAAACCGATAAAGCAGTAGCTTATCTACAAGCCCAATCTGTACTGGGGATAGATAGCGAGACACGTCCTTCTTTTACCAAAGGTCAGAACCATAAAGTAGCATTGCTACAAATATCTTCCGATGAATGCTGTTTCCTATTCCGTCTGAACATGACAGGTCTGACCCAATCGCTGATAGGTCTATTGGAGAACCCGGCAGTCATGAAAATAGGACTCTCTTTGCGTGATGACTTTATGATGTTACATAAGCGCGCTCCCTTCAATCAGCAGGGATGCATCGAACTTCAAGAGTTTGTCCGGGCATTCGGTATTCAAGATAAAAGTTTACAAAAGATATACGGCATCTTGTTTAATAAGAAAATTTCGAAGTCGCAACGTCTTTCTAATTGGGAAGCCGATGTACTCACAGACGCACAGAAACAATATGCTGCTACAGACGCGTGGGCTTGCCTGAACATATACAACTTGTTACAGAAACTAAAACAAACGGGGGACTTTGAAATAGAAAAAGAAGAAGCCCTCATTTCAGAACCAAAATAA
- a CDS encoding 16S rRNA (uracil(1498)-N(3))-methyltransferase, translating into MHVFYTPDIKTKAELPEEEALHCVRVLRLTPGDEIRLTDGEGNFYRAEITVATNKRCLVKLLETLPQPPLRSGHLHIAMAPTKNMDRNEWFAEKATEIGIDELTFLNCRYSERKVIKTDRIEKIVISAVKQSLKAYRPRLNEMTDFNTFISQDFRGQKFIAHCYKDEKPLLKHVLKPEEDTLILIGPEGDFSEEEVAKAIENGFQPISLGNSRLRTETAALVACHTVNLINQ; encoded by the coding sequence ATGCACGTATTCTACACCCCCGATATAAAAACCAAAGCAGAACTTCCCGAAGAGGAAGCTCTGCACTGTGTCCGCGTATTACGACTTACCCCGGGAGACGAAATCAGGCTAACCGATGGTGAAGGCAACTTTTACCGGGCAGAAATTACGGTAGCGACCAATAAACGATGTTTGGTCAAACTTCTCGAAACCCTTCCCCAACCTCCTTTACGATCAGGGCATTTACACATTGCCATGGCACCGACCAAAAATATGGATCGTAATGAATGGTTTGCCGAAAAAGCCACAGAAATCGGTATTGATGAATTGACTTTCCTCAACTGTCGCTATTCAGAACGAAAAGTAATCAAAACGGACCGCATTGAAAAGATCGTAATTTCAGCTGTCAAGCAGTCTCTCAAAGCTTACAGACCGAGATTAAACGAAATGACAGATTTCAATACTTTCATTTCTCAGGATTTCCGCGGACAAAAATTTATTGCACATTGCTATAAAGATGAGAAGCCTTTATTAAAACATGTACTTAAACCGGAAGAAGATACTTTAATACTGATAGGTCCGGAAGGTGATTTCAGCGAAGAAGAAGTAGCTAAGGCAATTGAGAACGGATTTCAACCCATCAGCTTGGGAAACTCAAGATTACGAACCGAAACTGCTGCTTTAGTGGCATGTCATACGGTCAATCTAATAAATCAATAA
- the trxB gene encoding thioredoxin-disulfide reductase, whose translation MMETEKVKCLIIGSGPAGYTAAIYAGRANLSPVLYEGIQPGGQLTTTTDVENFPGYPEGISGTQLMEDLRTQATRFGADIRFGIATASDLKEAPYKVTIDGEKVIETESLIIATGATAKYLGLPDEKKYAGMGVSACATCDGFFYRKKVVAVVGGGDTACEEAIYLAGLASKVYLVVRKSYLRASKIMQERVMKHDKIEVLFEHNAVGLFGENGVEGVNLVKRWGEPDEERYSLPIDGFFLAIGHKPNSEVFKPYIATDEVGYIITEGDSPRTQVPGVFAAGDVADPHYRQAITAAGSGCKAAIEAERYLSEKGLI comes from the coding sequence ATGATGGAAACAGAAAAAGTAAAATGCCTGATCATTGGTTCGGGACCTGCCGGTTATACGGCAGCAATATACGCAGGACGTGCAAACTTGTCGCCCGTGCTTTATGAAGGAATTCAACCGGGTGGCCAGTTGACGACTACCACGGATGTAGAAAATTTCCCCGGATATCCCGAGGGGATCAGCGGTACTCAACTCATGGAAGATTTGCGTACACAGGCTACACGTTTCGGAGCAGACATCCGTTTCGGTATTGCAACAGCATCAGATTTAAAAGAAGCTCCCTATAAAGTGACGATTGATGGTGAAAAGGTGATTGAAACCGAATCCCTGATCATCGCAACCGGAGCAACTGCTAAATATCTCGGATTGCCGGATGAAAAGAAATATGCCGGTATGGGAGTAAGCGCTTGTGCTACTTGTGACGGATTTTTCTATCGTAAGAAAGTGGTGGCTGTTGTCGGTGGCGGTGATACGGCTTGTGAAGAAGCTATCTATCTGGCCGGCTTGGCTTCCAAAGTTTACTTGGTTGTTCGTAAGTCTTATCTTCGTGCCTCTAAAATCATGCAGGAACGTGTGATGAAGCATGATAAGATTGAAGTTTTGTTTGAACACAATGCAGTAGGACTTTTTGGAGAGAATGGCGTAGAAGGCGTAAATCTTGTAAAACGTTGGGGAGAACCGGATGAAGAACGTTATTCGCTTCCGATTGACGGATTTTTCCTGGCTATCGGACATAAACCGAACTCTGAAGTTTTCAAACCTTATATTGCTACGGACGAAGTAGGATATATCATTACTGAAGGGGATAGTCCCCGTACTCAAGTTCCCGGAGTTTTTGCAGCCGGTGATGTGGCCGATCCTCATTACCGTCAGGCTATTACGGCAGCCGGTAGTGGTTGTAAGGCTGCTATCGAAGCGGAACGCTATTTATCGGAAAAGGGCCTGATATAA
- a CDS encoding FtsK/SpoIIIE family DNA translocase — protein MVKKKSDTATEPKVPSANKFVAFFKSETIHFVIGLVLVIFSVYLLLAFSSFFFTGAADQSIIDSGNPHDLSVVNNHVKNYAGSRGAQLASYLINDCFGISSFFILVFLAVAGLKLMRVRIVRLWKWFIGCGLLLIWFSVFFGFAFMDNYQDSFIYLGGQHGYNVANWLVSQVGQPGVWMILLITAICFLIYISTRTVVWLRKLFTLSFLKRTKKEQEEPVVSAEQPKAEFSNPKPQEVEFSVDRTFQQTPPKEKKPKEAEVKTPEFIVPGEADPVVKEEDAEEVTMIFEQTTPDPLPPFVKEEVGNEPEFEVEAAVDEDYHGPEKEPYNPKLDLENYRFPGIELMKHYENNEPTINMEEQNANKDKIINTLRSFGIEISTIKATVGPTVTLYEITPEQGVRISKIRGLEDDIALSLSALGIRIIAPIPGKGTIGIEVPNSNPKIVSGQSVIGSKKFQESTYELPVVLGKTITNDVFMFDLCKMPHVLVAGATGQGKSVGLNAIITSLLYKKHPAELKFVLVDPKKVEFSIYSVIEHHFLAKLPDGEDAIITDVTKVVQTLNSVCVEMDTRYDLLKMAHVRNIKEYNEKFINRRLNPEKGHKFMPYIVVVIDEFGDLIMTAGKEIELPIARIAQLARAVGIHMIIATQRPTTNIITGTIKANFPARIAFRVSAMMDSRTILDRPGANQLIGRGDMLFLQGADPVRVQCAFIDTPEVEEITKFISKQQGYPTAFFLPEYVSEDGGSDLGDVDMGRLDPLFEDAARLIVIHQQGSTSLIQRKFSIGYNRAGRIMDQLEKAGIVGPTQGSKARDVLCVDENDLEMRLNNLQ, from the coding sequence ATGGTAAAAAAGAAATCAGATACAGCAACTGAACCCAAAGTTCCTAGTGCAAATAAGTTTGTTGCATTCTTTAAAAGTGAAACCATTCATTTTGTGATCGGCTTGGTGCTGGTCATTTTTTCTGTTTATTTATTATTGGCTTTTTCTTCGTTCTTTTTTACGGGGGCGGCCGACCAAAGCATCATTGACAGCGGAAATCCGCATGATCTGTCGGTTGTCAACAATCATGTGAAGAATTATGCCGGTTCCCGGGGCGCGCAATTGGCGAGTTATCTCATCAATGACTGTTTTGGTATTTCTTCTTTCTTCATCCTTGTTTTTCTGGCGGTTGCCGGCTTGAAACTGATGCGGGTGCGTATAGTCCGTTTATGGAAATGGTTTATCGGTTGCGGATTATTGCTGATCTGGTTTTCGGTGTTCTTTGGGTTCGCATTCATGGATAATTACCAGGACTCTTTTATTTACCTGGGCGGCCAGCATGGATATAATGTGGCTAACTGGTTAGTTTCACAGGTCGGGCAACCCGGTGTATGGATGATTTTGCTGATTACTGCGATTTGTTTTCTCATTTATATCAGCACCCGAACGGTTGTTTGGCTTCGTAAGCTTTTTACGCTTAGTTTTCTGAAACGTACAAAGAAGGAGCAGGAAGAGCCTGTTGTTTCTGCCGAACAGCCAAAGGCTGAATTCAGTAATCCCAAGCCGCAGGAGGTAGAGTTTTCCGTAGACCGTACTTTCCAACAAACACCTCCGAAAGAAAAGAAACCGAAAGAAGCGGAAGTGAAGACTCCGGAATTTATCGTACCGGGTGAAGCCGATCCTGTTGTTAAAGAAGAGGATGCAGAAGAAGTTACAATGATTTTCGAACAGACCACGCCCGACCCGCTACCGCCTTTTGTCAAGGAGGAAGTAGGTAATGAGCCTGAATTTGAGGTTGAGGCTGCTGTGGACGAAGATTATCATGGACCTGAAAAAGAACCTTATAATCCGAAACTCGATCTTGAGAATTACCGTTTCCCCGGTATCGAACTGATGAAGCATTATGAAAATAATGAGCCGACCATAAATATGGAGGAACAGAACGCAAATAAGGATAAAATTATCAACACTTTACGTAGTTTCGGCATAGAGATCAGTACCATTAAAGCAACGGTAGGACCGACGGTAACTCTTTATGAAATTACTCCGGAACAGGGGGTGCGTATCTCTAAAATCCGTGGATTGGAAGATGATATCGCTTTAAGCCTCTCCGCACTGGGTATCCGTATCATTGCTCCTATTCCGGGTAAAGGAACGATCGGTATCGAAGTGCCGAATTCCAACCCGAAGATCGTTTCCGGGCAGAGTGTCATTGGAAGTAAGAAATTCCAGGAATCGACTTATGAACTGCCTGTGGTTTTAGGGAAGACGATCACTAACGATGTCTTCATGTTCGATCTTTGCAAGATGCCGCATGTGCTTGTGGCCGGTGCTACCGGACAAGGTAAATCCGTAGGGTTGAATGCCATTATTACCTCTTTGCTTTACAAAAAGCATCCTGCCGAATTGAAGTTCGTATTAGTCGATCCGAAGAAGGTGGAGTTCAGTATATATTCCGTAATCGAGCATCACTTTCTGGCTAAACTGCCTGATGGAGAAGATGCTATCATAACGGATGTGACTAAAGTGGTACAGACATTGAATTCTGTCTGCGTGGAGATGGACACTCGTTATGATCTGCTCAAGATGGCGCATGTCCGGAACATAAAGGAATATAACGAAAAGTTTATCAATCGTCGGTTGAATCCCGAAAAAGGCCATAAATTTATGCCTTATATTGTGGTTGTTATCGATGAGTTCGGTGATCTGATCATGACTGCCGGCAAAGAGATAGAATTGCCGATTGCCCGTATTGCCCAGTTGGCACGTGCTGTAGGTATCCATATGATTATTGCTACTCAACGTCCGACTACGAACATTATTACTGGTACGATCAAAGCCAATTTCCCGGCTCGTATCGCGTTCCGTGTATCGGCCATGATGGATTCGCGTACGATCCTTGACCGTCCGGGAGCCAACCAGTTAATAGGTCGTGGAGACATGCTCTTCCTTCAGGGTGCAGATCCGGTACGTGTGCAGTGCGCCTTTATCGATACCCCGGAGGTGGAAGAGATCACCAAGTTTATCTCCAAACAACAAGGATATCCGACTGCTTTCTTCTTGCCCGAATATGTGAGTGAAGACGGAGGCAGTGACCTGGGAGATGTGGACATGGGAAGGCTTGATCCTTTGTTTGAAGATGCCGCGCGGCTGATTGTCATTCACCAGCAAGGATCTACTTCTTTGATACAACGCAAGTTCTCGATCGGTTATAATCGTGCGGGGCGTATTATGGATCAGTTGGAGAAAGCCGGAATTGTCGGCCCCACACAGGGTAGCAAGGCGCGGGATGTCCTTTGCGTCGATGAAAATGACCTTGAGATGAGATTGAACAATTTGCAATAA
- a CDS encoding class I SAM-dependent rRNA methyltransferase, protein MYKVYLKPGKEESLKRFHPWIFSGAIARFDGEPEEGEVVEVYTSKNEFIAEGHFQIGSIAVRVLSFKQEPVDHDFWKRKLEIAYDMRRSIGIATNPSNDTYRLVHGEGDNLPGLVIDIYAKTAVMQAHSAGMHVDRMTIAEALSEVMGDKIENIYYKSETTLPFKADLFPENGFLKGGSNDNIAREYGLQFHVDWLKGQKTGFFVDQRENRALLERYAKDRSVLNMFCYTGGFSFYAMRGGAKLVHSVDSSSKAIDLTNQNVELNFPGDQRHAAFAEDAFKYLDRMGDQYDLIILDPPAFAKHKDALRNALQGYRKLNAKAFEKIKPGGILFTFSCSQVVTKDNFRTAVFTAAAMSGRSVRILHQLTQPADHPVNIYHPEGEYLKGLVLYVE, encoded by the coding sequence ATGTATAAAGTTTACCTCAAACCCGGCAAAGAGGAATCATTAAAACGTTTTCACCCCTGGATCTTTTCTGGTGCCATCGCCCGTTTCGATGGAGAGCCCGAAGAAGGGGAAGTAGTAGAAGTGTACACTTCCAAAAATGAATTCATTGCAGAAGGACATTTTCAAATAGGCAGCATCGCTGTACGGGTACTTTCTTTCAAGCAAGAACCTGTCGATCATGATTTTTGGAAACGCAAGTTAGAAATAGCTTATGACATGCGACGCAGCATCGGCATTGCCACAAATCCGTCCAACGACACCTACCGCCTTGTACACGGTGAAGGAGACAACCTACCCGGATTGGTCATAGATATTTATGCTAAAACCGCTGTCATGCAAGCTCATTCCGCAGGCATGCATGTCGACCGCATGACCATAGCCGAAGCATTATCAGAAGTTATGGGCGATAAAATCGAGAATATCTACTACAAATCGGAAACGACCCTGCCGTTCAAGGCTGATCTTTTTCCGGAGAACGGTTTTCTGAAAGGAGGAAGCAATGACAACATAGCCCGTGAATACGGATTACAGTTCCATGTGGACTGGCTGAAGGGGCAAAAAACCGGTTTTTTTGTAGACCAACGTGAAAATCGAGCTTTACTGGAACGATATGCCAAAGACCGATCTGTACTGAATATGTTTTGTTACACCGGAGGATTCTCTTTTTATGCAATGCGAGGGGGAGCTAAGCTCGTGCATTCGGTAGACAGTTCGTCTAAAGCCATTGATCTGACAAACCAAAATGTAGAACTTAACTTCCCTGGGGATCAGCGCCATGCAGCCTTTGCAGAAGATGCCTTCAAATACCTTGACCGAATGGGTGATCAATACGATCTCATCATCCTCGATCCACCGGCATTCGCCAAACATAAAGATGCACTGCGCAATGCCTTGCAGGGTTATCGGAAACTGAACGCCAAAGCATTTGAGAAGATCAAACCGGGCGGTATCCTCTTTACATTTTCTTGTTCGCAGGTCGTCACCAAGGACAATTTCCGCACTGCGGTATTTACCGCGGCCGCAATGTCGGGACGCAGTGTGCGCATCCTGCACCAACTGACACAACCTGCGGATCATCCGGTAAACATCTACCATCCGGAAGGAGAATACCTGAAAGGGCTAGTTCTTTACGTAGAATGA
- a CDS encoding LolA-like putative outer membrane lipoprotein chaperone: MNKYIFSILLALLSLPVFAQKQTQAKLVLDKTAAAFEKAGGVKAEFTVQAFNKGRSVGVTNGTIELKGEKFFLKTSETISWFDGKTQWSYLTGSDEVNISTPTEAELQGLNPYAFLYLYKKGFDYELGKVDRFRDNGVYEVILRSANKKQELSHIVLYVMKDTYEPVYIKLDLRDGSRNEITINSYHTGLKLPDSVFVFDKKEYPTAEVIDLR, translated from the coding sequence ATGAATAAGTACATTTTTAGCATTTTGTTAGCTTTACTAAGTTTGCCTGTGTTTGCCCAAAAACAGACGCAGGCAAAACTTGTGCTTGATAAAACTGCTGCTGCTTTTGAAAAGGCCGGAGGTGTAAAAGCGGAGTTTACCGTACAAGCTTTTAATAAAGGCCGTTCGGTAGGAGTGACCAACGGGACTATCGAATTGAAAGGAGAAAAGTTTTTCCTGAAAACGAGCGAGACTATTTCGTGGTTTGATGGCAAAACGCAATGGAGTTATCTTACCGGCAGTGATGAGGTGAACATCAGTACCCCTACAGAGGCGGAATTGCAGGGCTTGAATCCGTATGCATTTCTCTACCTTTATAAGAAGGGGTTCGATTATGAACTAGGTAAAGTAGATCGTTTCCGAGATAATGGGGTATATGAGGTTATATTGAGATCGGCAAATAAGAAACAGGAATTATCGCATATTGTGCTTTATGTGATGAAAGATACTTATGAACCTGTCTATATCAAGCTCGATCTGCGCGACGGGAGCCGGAATGAGATAACGATCAATTCTTATCACACGGGACTTAAATTGCCCGATTCTGTTTTTGTATTCGATAAAAAAGAGTATCCGACTGCCGAGGTCATCGATCTGAGATAA
- a CDS encoding DUF5063 domain-containing protein, with amino-acid sequence MKKESQVIFDKNVIEFVTVAAEFCVFLEQAGEMKRKKFVDTSLKILPLLYLKASMLPKCETIGEETPETYVTEDTYEIIRLNIADIMAEKDDYLEVFLPDMAYSDQPIKKNISEDLADIYQDIRDFIFVFQLGLNETMNDSLAICQENFGMLWGQKLVNTLRALHDVKYNQEPDEEDEIEESGEDYEPDNEGCNCENDDCHCEDNCDCHDHNCHCHDDK; translated from the coding sequence ATGAAAAAAGAAAGTCAGGTTATTTTTGATAAAAACGTCATAGAGTTCGTAACGGTAGCTGCAGAATTCTGTGTATTTTTGGAACAGGCCGGAGAAATGAAACGAAAAAAGTTCGTTGACACTTCTCTGAAAATTCTTCCGTTACTGTATCTCAAAGCCTCTATGCTCCCGAAATGCGAGACGATAGGCGAGGAAACACCTGAGACATATGTCACAGAAGATACGTACGAAATAATCCGCCTGAACATAGCCGACATCATGGCGGAAAAGGATGATTACCTTGAGGTTTTCCTTCCCGACATGGCTTATAGCGACCAACCTATCAAAAAGAACATTTCAGAGGATTTAGCTGATATATATCAGGATATCCGCGATTTCATCTTTGTATTCCAACTTGGGCTGAATGAAACGATGAACGATTCACTTGCTATCTGCCAGGAAAATTTCGGAATGCTTTGGGGACAAAAGCTGGTAAACACGTTGCGGGCTTTACACGATGTCAAATACAATCAAGAGCCGGACGAAGAGGATGAAATAGAAGAAAGCGGTGAGGATTACGAGCCGGACAATGAAGGTTGCAACTGCGAGAACGATGATTGTCACTGTGAGGACAATTGTGACTGTCACGATCACAACTGCCATTGCCACGATGATAAATAA